In one Platichthys flesus chromosome 3, fPlaFle2.1, whole genome shotgun sequence genomic region, the following are encoded:
- the mfsd10 gene encoding major facilitator superfamily domain-containing protein 10: MMSDVKPAEEDGGAFSSKIIKVVFVILLLDLLGFTLILPLLPSILDHYAQTGDVVYQSLQSVVDWFRDVVGIPMEKKYNSVLFGGLIGSLFSLLQFLSSPLTGALSDRHGRRPLLILTTVGLISSYAVWAVSRSFSMFLLFRVIGGICKGNVSLCTAIVADLPCPKARNRGMAMIGVAFSLGFTVGPLMGAYFALRSRTTGSVFYLAPALLAVAFSVADLLFIWLMLPETLTKDVKASSSGLGDSRNLLNPLSLFRFSAVTQTKDPPSKERMQRLQVLGLVYFCYLFLFSGLEFTLSFLTHQRFQFTSMQQGKMFFFIGVIMALIQGGYARRIKPGQHIKAVRVAIITLIPAFILIGLSWNMIMLYVGLAFYAFAAAIVVPCLSTLVSDHGSASQKGTVMGILRSLGALARALGPVVSSSVYWISGAQTCFLITSASFIVPLVLLSRAARQKEE; the protein is encoded by the exons ATGATGTCGGACGTTAAACCAGCAGAAGAGGACGGCGGCGCGTTCTCCTCAAAGATCATCAAGGTGGTGTTTGTCATCCTGCTGCTCGACCTGCTGGGATTCACCCTGATTCTCCCTCTGCTGCCGTCCATTCTGGATCACTACGCACAAACAGGG GATGTTGTGTACCAGTCTCTGCAGAGCGTTGTGGACTGGTTCAGGGACGTGGTTGGGATTCCTATGGAGAAGAAATACAACAGTGTCCTGTTTGGAG GTCTGATCGGATCACTGTTTTCGCTGCTGCAGTTCCTGTCATCACCATTAACAGGCGCTCTCTCAGACCGTCATGGCAGACGACCCCTGCTCATACTCACCACA GTGGGGCTGATTTCCTCTTATGCCGTGTGGGCAGTTTCCCGGAGCTTCAGCATGTTCCTTTTGTTCCGGGTGATTGGGGGAATCTGCAAGGGCAACGTCAGCCTCTGCACCGCCATCGTAGCCGACTTGCCTTGCCCCAAAGCACGAAACAGAGGAATG GCCATGATTGGTGTCGCCTTCTCCTTGGGCTTCACCGTGGGGCCTCTGATGGGCGCCTACTTCGCCCTCAGGTCCAGAACCACAGGAAGTGTCTTCTACCTCGCTCCAGCTCTGCTCGCCGTGGCCTTCAGTGTGGCTGATCTGCTCTTTATCTGGCTCATGCTGCCAGAGACGCTCACGAAGGACGTCAAG GCTTCGTCTTCAGGGCTCGGGGACTCCAGGAACCTCCTGAACCCATTGTCTTTGTTCCGTTTTTCAGCTGTTACCCAGACAAAAGATCCCCCTTCAAAAGAGA GAATGCAGAGGCTTCAAGTGTTGGGCCTCGTTTACTTCTGCTACCTCTTCCTGTTCTCTGGTCTGGAGTTCACGCTGAGTTTTCTGACTCACCAGCGCTTCCAGTTCACAAG TATGCAGCAGGGAAAGATGTTCTTCTTCATTGGTGTCATCATGGCTCTGATTCAGGGGGGATACGCTCGTAGAATCAAACCCGGGCAACATATCAAAGCAGTCCGTGTG GCAATAATCACACTAATTCCAGCATTTATCCTCATCGGGTTATCATGGAATATGATAATGCTGTACGTGGGCTTGGCGTTCTATGCGTTTG CGGCTGCGATAGTAGTTCCCTGCTTGTCGACGCTTGTTTCTGACCACG GCTCGGCCAGTCAGAAAGGCACAGTGATGGGGATCCTGCGTAGCTTGGGCGCCTTGGCCAGAGCTCTGGGACCAGTCGTATCATCGTCTG TTTACTGGATATCTGGAGCACAGACCTGTTTCCTCATCACGTCGGCCTCTTTCATCGTCCCACTCGTTCTCCTGAGCAGAGCCGCGAGGCAGAAGGAGGAGTGA